The genomic region CTAgaccaaaattttctttttagcaAAAGGCACACAATAATATAGGCATGTGGGCAacatattagattttttttattgcatctTCTATCTGATTTAAGTCACACATGTATCATAAAATTAGATAAGATTTTTAATACAACCTAATAGACCGTTTGTATGGAACATAGATTTAGAGTAAAAATTGCTACTAATTTTACTGTAGAGAAAAGATTAGAAGTGTCCACTTGCAAAATTAATCTATAAACACTCTGTAATTAATGTTAagcttatttattatatatatatataatcaaactTATCACATCActcatttaatcaaatactAAAAAACTCAATCCGTATGGACACTTAGCCCCCTAGCCCCATAATGGAATCCTTAGCCCGACCAAATCCCGTTGGTAGCGTCGAATCGGAAGCCCCAcacaaactttaaaatttggcATCTTCCCACGCAAAGTTAGTCTTTGGATGAATTAGGGGAGTGTGtgttttctacttttttttcttttaaatatatatttattgttccTTTTTCGTCATACATTTTATGTATTGTCTGGCTTTCAGTTTGGTTAATCATATCAACTGGTTTCATACTGTTTCTAACATTTGTTCCCCCACCACAATGATGGCTGAAGCACAATCCTGGAAGGCGGCTTTCACATCCCACATCATTGTATAATCAATTCCattcaaaacatatatatatatatatatatatatttaaattattataaatatcgaAAATGACTACTACAATTACCTAACCAAACAATACTGTTTTTAGGTGCACTGGTGTGAAACGTGGTTGTTTAGTCATGATATTCTtgttctataatattttttttgttaaataaaaaaaaaatacttgcttagaattaaaaaataacgtGATTTTGCAAgcatttgttgttattttatttttttttaatattgatgcAATTTTATTGGTTGTGGTGATAATCGATCTATGTACAATATGGATTGTTGGTAtaataggatttttttttttccttttcctgtTAAATTTGTTAGTCGAACAGCGTATTTGGAATGTCAGTTTGGTTGGTAATTAATTGCGAAGAGTTGAACCATCATGCTGAAAGGAGAAAGTCAAACAAACAACGATCTTGATCCGCTGAGCATCTAACGAGTTTAGGTGATCTTCATCGTTGAAGAAGGGCCCACCTGACTTATTTAGACATCATCAGCTACCCCCATGGTTCACAGTGGTCGCTCACCTACCGAATTAAAATCGGGTTTGTCTCGCTCCCGACACGATTCTCCTATTTCCAGGAAAAAGAATAGCTCGAAAGCAAATGAAGATTACGGTAATTAATAGTGCGGTATTAACAAATAAACGTGATTAGGGATGTTAATCATGTTTACTTTCACCTCCAAATTTTTGGGAAATTCAGACAGTACTTGGAATTTGATCAGATGTACCCGGTCTTGGGGGAAGTTTccacattttcaatatttttttagataaattaatatttttattgacttTGATTCCTCGATACATTCccattatatcatttttattattattattatttacttcaCATTAATCAAACTAAGAAAGTTAAGAGTACTATTTGTTCACAAATTTCTAGAGATATTCatcacaattataatataatatattcttgTATTCTTTAGATAtcccataaattttattttttcatcaaatcatcaaaattaaaaaaaaatcattaatgatgatggataaattacataaataataatttatattattataaaaataaaatcttttatcgTACTATTTTTAAGTACTCATATTtaccatttaatttatttattattctaaattataattttatcgtaatagtaattgtaatatttttttaatgacctcttatttacatttttttttctatctacTCACTACTCCAGGTTTCTCtctcactttatttttttaattattttctgacaaatttttatatttttaataaacccacaattataatttattttctctctctatgtTTATTCTATCTCACtaacttctttctttctctccccTCGCGccatgtttgtttctttttataatttttttctatctttatCAGACATCATggttatttttcatatgatcATGGAGGCAGCATGCAACGACGACTATTTTACATTGATTCAAGTAATAtgatcattattattaattcactaaatttagtGTTGAGTTCGAGtactcaatatttatatattatgttattctACACTAATATGGAAAAAACAGCCGCCTCTCATTCACAACGGATCGTTTGTGACAGCgcaatatcaaatttaaaattttcaattatactattaaataattcaccTCATCTTTGGACTGCATTAtcctattatatttatcattcatTTTCACTCGTATTAACCACTTGATCCgtttaattatatgttaatttttatttatataattatatatgtgcaAGTATTGATAgtgagtaaaatataataaatgggAAATAGTTGAGAAAGCAgaatttaaatgataaaatgggTCAACTGATCATTGTCATAAGTGTTGAAAGATTAACAGTAACTGATTCGCGTCATAAGGTTTGGACAgcaaattagtaataattttttagtcttAGAGCAGAGCTACTGCCActgctcttttctttttcctatctTTGACTCTATACTGTACACTCTCCACTTCCTCCTACGCCAACCGGCCACCTTTTCTCTCCATCTACTCTCTCTCTACTCTACGTTTTTTCCCCTTTCATTTATTGTATCTCTAGCCCTTTGTTTTCCGGCCGCCGTCTCCGGTGACGGCAGAGCTGGAAGTCCAAAGCTGTGTCCGCCGACGGCAGCCAGTTTCTGGTGCACTGCTGGAATAATTCAAACTCGGTGATTGGGAACGCGGCTGACTCAGCTTTGAGTTTTGAGCTTTGGAGCGAGGACAGTGAAAAGTTCAGACTtacccttctttttcttttcccagTTGGGGTTTCAGATCTGAGTAAGATAGAAGGCGCGCGTTGTGGTGGTTGAATCTTTTGAGGCGTATTTCGTGATTTGAAGGGAAGGAAGGGAAATTAGGTGGCGGTGTGGATGGTTGTGTGGGGCGGCAGAGGAGTGGTGGCATGATAATGAGCGCAGGGGGATGGTGGTGTTGGTGTGGAGGTGAGCGTTTCACGTTGAATGGCAGATCTTGTTAGCTACGGTAATGCCGACCGTGACATCGAGCAGGTACATTCACTTTGTTTCATATCTGTAGATGTAATTCACTTactttttttgtcaaaaaaaaaaaaaagatttgttctttttaaaattgaagattTTGTGGGTTAGATTCCGAAATTGTTGGCGTTAAGTTTGAATATAatcgaaatattttcttgtctgtTTAAAGAATTGGTGAATAGGACTGTGTGGGATCAATTCTAGTTTTGCTTTTTTAGTCAAATTCTGCTGGCTCAGTTCTTTCACCACCCTATCTTTAGCAATGTAGATCACTTAGCATCAAGCCCAAGTTCACGACAGAGGCTAAGTTTAAATTCTGTATGCCGTAAGtgctaaagaattttattctttaagttCGTTGATTCTAGTTGCATTTAATTAATGGAGCTTTGCAGTGTAGACGTAAGAGTGATGATAGGACATAGGCTTATATGCAATTGCGGGGGCTGGGGGAGGGGGGATGCGGGCTGGAACAAAAGAAGGCAGCTACTTTCTGGCATGAGCACTCTGCAGATTTTGCCTGGCATTAAAGATTAAGAACGATACATACAAGAAAATACTTAGCTTGTGCAAATGTCTCCCCTACCAAAAAAGGGATCTGCATTGCTTACAAAGTACTACATTCCATGAAGTAGATGGGAATATGGTGAATATGTTAGACTTTATATACTAATGTAGCAAAACAAATGGTGGAATAGGTTAGAGATGCTAGCTTAGAACTGTATAAAGTTGTCCATTCTCAGAAATTTGGAATCATGTCAGGAAACTGCAATTACGACATGAAACTTGTTTATGTTAACATATATGTGTTTGGAGGAGTACAGGGCATGTGCAAGGTTGGTCATATATTTCAGGCTGAAgactttgatattttcatgCAACTGCGATGCTTCTTGTTATGAACAGCTTTACAATCTTTTAGCTGTAAATTTCAGAATATTCGTTTTTCTACATCCAAGTCTAGCCAGACTCTGCATCTACTCAGTGGTTAACTGTAAAATcttgttgtgtgattgattCCTTTCTTGTCTGCAGGCACTGATTTCTCTAAAGAAGGGAGCTCAACTACTTAAATATGGTCGCAAGGGAAAGCCTAAATTTTATCCATTTCGACTCTCTAACGTAAGGCCAATGTACCATATGCACAATGATCACtagcataatttttttctttgttgtcaTTTTCATTAATTCGTGTAATCCCTTTACTTCTCTCATGTATTTTGTTGGTTTACCGTTATTCTGATCCATTCTGTTGGTGAAAATAGCATGTATTTTACAGTACATGGAGTTTTTTCAAAGTATAGGGTATACGCCTTCTGCCAACTCTTCATTGATGAATTGGTGATTATGATACTGAGAATTGAAGTGTTCTGGGAGAATATCTTTGCTGAAATATTTGGCTATTTTGCATTGAAATAGTAAatcattttagaaaagaaggaaatttTCCTTACAAAAGCATTGATGGACCAACATTTGCACCATATCGTATCTGATGGTTTTGGTATGTGATTATGTAAGATACTTTTGATTTTAGCTCGAGTCCAGCAGATTTCGGATACTTTTTTACTGTATCTCTGTGTGGTTTTAAAGcttaattttactaatgttAAATTACTGTAAAAGTTTGAAACCTCAGGTTGTGTGTAGGAATGGAAGACAACTTAGACTTCAATGGCTGAGGTGCTTTACTGCTGTTCATAATCAAGGCTTAATAGATACGGTTGTTGCTTATCTGTCTATATGTTACTAAACCTTGTTGCATTATAGATAGTTTCAGCTATGATTGGTTTGAATACCTGAGAAGTATCGGTgctttgtttgttttgaataaaaagtttgCATGAAGTAGCCGCCTCTAAGGCAGCTTGTTTCTATTAAAATGTTGTACAAAATTCTTACGTGGAAAATGTGGTTGCTGTTTAACCATCAAAGACCAATGGAATCCATCATTCTCGAATATCAGTTGTCTTTATAGTGAGAAGAGTTAAAAGTGTTTCCTCGATTCTTGAATTGGCTGCAGTGTTCTATTATAGTTGATAAACAATGACTTTgcattatcataattttttgactATTTTCAGTCATCTTCTTATGTTTTCTGGTTTGACTTTCAATATTGCAGGACGAAACAGCTTTAATTTGGATATCTAATAGTGGtgaaagaaatttgaaattagcTTCAGTTTCAAGAATTATCCCTGGACAAAGAACTGTGAGATTTTGGAGACCTTACATCATGTTACACATTCACAATATCACTATTCATTAAATCTGTCTTCCTTTAACTTTTACATCTGCCACACATCTTTTATCCAGTGTTtccttttatgatttttatgaaCGTATTACCAGGCTGTTTTCCAGCGATATCTACGCCCTGAAAAGGACTACTTATCCTTTTCTCTCATTTACAACAACGGGAAAAGATCCCTTGACCTGGTTGGTGTTTAGCAAGTTCCATTGAACAATTAGCTTttgcttttgttgtttgtttgtAATTGAGCTATACCTAATTCTTTATATTACTAGGTCTGCAAGGACAAAGTTGAGGCAGAAATCTGGATAGCTGGCCTTAAGGCATTAATTTCATCTGGACAAGCTGGGCGctcaaaaattgatggatGGAGTGATGGTGGCCTTTATTTTGATGTGAGTTTTACAACCTGGCATGATCAACCATTGGGGTTTATCCTGCTTATTTGGgcaataattgtttattttaattcttttcccATATAGtggttttctcaaaattggGGTTAGGAATTAATGGTAGGTGATAGATGGTCTTACAACATTGGCTCTTGTATATAAGTAAAGAAGGTTCTGGAGATGTTACCATGGAGTTAGTAGGCCCCTCTAAGCTTTGTTTGCTATCTGAGTAAATTCAGAAGAATTCTCTCCATCATATCTGCCTGGAGAAAATCTGATATTGTGTTGTAACAGAATGACTTCTTACTGCTGTTTCTCTTGTGAcatgataatttttctttaacaaatCTCTGGCTGAAAGTGGCCTGCAGCCTTGTTATTCATAATACATGAAATAATgggtgaaacaaacttgtaagATTTCAGTGTGACAGCCTATATACCTCACCGGCAGTGGCTGATGTATTCAAAATGAATTGATAGTATTCAGCAAAAACGATCAACAACTTGATGAAAATTCCATTTCTGGTCTTATCATTAAGTTGAGACGCATTCTGGATGTTGCATTGCTGATATTGACTGAGATAGATGCAAAATTTTGACTCATCTGTAGTGaacatttatgtttttaagtCATGGTTTTCTTAATGAAATGATTCCAGGACAACAGAGATTTGACATCAAACAGTCCAAGCAACAGTTCTGTAAGTGCAGCACGAGAAGTTAGCTCTCGTGAGGTTTCCATTAGTTCAAACCCCATTGCTTCTCCAAAAAGCAATCGCCCAGATAATTTGGTCCATTCACAGAGGTCTCATGTAGCTTCGGACCAAACAAATATGCAAGTGAAAGGATCTGGTTCAGATGCTTTTCGAGTTAGTGTATCTAGTGCCCCCAGTACATCCAGTCATGGTTCTGCTCAAGATGATTGTGATGTGTTAGgggatgtatatatatggggtGAAGTTATATGTGATAACAGTGTCAAGGTTGGGCTGGAGAAAAATGCTAGTTTCATTAGCACAAGAGCTGATGTTCTCCTTCCCAAGCCACTGGAATGTAATGTTGTTCTGGACGTGCATCACATAGCCTGTGGGGTCAGGCATTCTGCTCTAGTCACTAGGCAAGGTGAAGTCTTCAGTTGGGGTGAAGAATCTGGTGGACGTCTTGGACATGGAGTTGGAAAAGATGTCACTCAACCTCGTTTATTGGaatctttatcttttcttaGTGTTGATTTCGTTGCTTGTGGAGAGTTCCACACTTGTGCTGTTACAATGGCTGGTGAACTTTACACATGGGGTGATGGCACGCATAATGCTGGACTTTTGGGCCATGGCACTGATGTCAGTCACTGGATACCAAAGAGAATTTCGGGTCCTCTTGAGGGACTTCAAGTTGCAGCAGTTACTTGTGGCCCGTGGCATACTGCCTTGATAACATCAATGGGGCAGCTGTTTACATTTGGAGACGGAACATTTGGTGTTTTGGGCCATGGAAATAGGGAAACTGTCTCACATCCAAGGGAGGTTGAGTCTCTATCAGGGTTGAGGACAATTGCAGTTGCATGCGGAGTGTGGCATACTGCTGCTGTGGTTGAGGTTATTGTAACACAGTCTAGTGCAAGTTTCTCTTCTGGAAAATTGTTCACATGGGGTGATGGTGACAAAAATCGCCTCGGACATGGTGACAAGGAACCTCGACTGAAGCCTACTTGTGTTCCTGCACTTATTGACtacaattttcacaaaattgcCTGTGGGCATAGTTTGACTGTCGGCCTGACTACATCAGGGCATGTTTTCACAATGGGAAGTATGGTCTATGGTCAGCTTGGAAATCCTCAGTCTGATGGAAAGCTACCTTGCTTGGTAGAAGACAAGCTTTCAGGTGAATCTGTGGAAGAAATTGCTTGCGGTGCATATCATGTGGCTGTATTGACATCCAAAAATGAGGTCTATACATGGGGTAAAGGAGCTAACGGGAGGTTGGGCCATGGAGATATAGAAGACAGGAAAACACCAACTCTAGTTGAAGCTTTAAAGGATAGACATGTTAAATTTATTGCTTGTGGTTCAAATTACTCTTCGGCGATATGTCTTCATAAATGGGTTTCTGGTGCCGAGCAGTCCCAGTGCTCAGCTTGTAGACAGGCTTTTGGCTTCACGAGAAAGAGACATAATTGCTATAACTGTGGACTGGTACACTGCCATGCCTGCAGTTCTAGAAAAGCAGTGAGGGCAGCTTTGGCACCAAATCCAAGCAAACCGTATCGTGTGTGTGATTCTTGTTTTGCTAAACTTAGTAAGGTGGCAGAAGCTGGAGGGCACAACCGGAGGAATTCTGTACCACGGCTTTCTGGGGAAAACAAAGATAGGTTGGACAAGGCTGATTTAAGGTTGGTCAAGTCAGCGATGCCATCTAACTTTGATTTAATTAGACAGTTGGATACAAAAGCAGCCAAACAAGGTAAGAGAGCTGATACATTCTTTCCGGGTCGTTCCTCTCAAGCATCTATGTTGCAGCTGAGAGATGCTGTTACATCTACTGCTATTGATCTTCGTCGAACAGTTCCAAAACCAGTTCTTACACATTCAAGTGTTAGTTCAAGGTCCGTTTCACCATTCTCAAGAAAACCTAGCCCTCCAAGGTCTGCAACACCAGTTCCTACTACATCAGGgctttctttttccaaaagCATGACAGATAGTTTAAAGAGGACTAATGAACTTTTAAATCAGGAAGTGCATAACTTACGTGTACAGGTACATCCTGAAGTTCAAGTGTATCTCCTCTTTCAGCTTTATATTCTGTTAAAAAGTGTGTTTTTTTATAGAACTGTATGATGATGAACTTAATTTAGGCGGAGAGCCTTAGGAGTCGATGTGAACTGCAAGAATTGGAACTCCAAAAATCAGCAAAGAAAGCTCATGAAGCGATGGCATTAGCTGCAGAGGAATCTGCTAAATGTAAAGCGGCTAAAGAAGTTATTAAATCCCTTACAGCACAGGTTAGGTTTGGTTTTACATTTTGTATTTgactctctaaattaataattctaagtgagaaaaagaattattatgtCAAGCTAGCATTTATTTTCACCTGTTTCGAGACCTATATTAACATCTgcataaatactacacttttgtgATTCCATTGGTCTATGTACAATATAGTTCACTCTTTATCTATACTCTGGTAAAGGGGAGGTATATTACTTCTGTCAAATGTGTTAACAACCTCGATATTATCCACGTTCCAGCTCAAAGATATGGCAGAGAGATTGCCTCCCGGTGCTTATGATGCTGACAGCTTCAAGTTGGTTCACCTGACTAATGGGTTGGAACCAAATGGCACGCACTACCCCGTTGCAAATGGAGAGAGGAATTCAAGATTTGATGCTAGCAACAGAATCGATTTGGGTACATCAAATAGAATGGAGGGGGCATCTGTTATGCTTGAGGATACCGTTGGAAGCACTAAAAGCAACTCAGGTGATCCAGGATCTTTACTTGCCACCTCCAATGGAACGAATGACCATGCCGATGCTAGACTTCCAAATGGTAGTGGAAGTTTCCAGGCTAGGAGCGCTGTGTCGGAAGGGGCCCAAGACGCCGAAAATAGCTTGAAATCTAGAAACTCGGTGGTTTCTGGTAATGCTAACCAAATCGAAGCTGAATGGATTGAACAGTATGAACCTGGTGTATATATAACACTTGTAGCCCTTAGGGACGGAACAAGAGATCTCAAACGCGTACGCTTCAGGTAACAACGTCTATCCTTCTTCTAGTTGATATGATTTGCTGCCCTGTGGCGTAATAGTTTTACTATTTCgtattaacataatttacTGCATCTTGGCAAGAATCTTCTTCATGATGTCATTGTCAAATTCGTTTGATTTTGTTAAGGATCATTGCATACACACAGAAAAGCCTCTCCTTTTCAGAATTACACTGTCATCCTCTTCAGTTGCCTTATATTGGAATGCCGGCTAACCAGAGAATGTCAATGTCGAGGAACCGTTAACAACTTGATCTAAAGCTTAAACTCATGTGTTTTTGCAAGTGCAGCCGGAGAAGATTCGGAGAACACCAGGCGGAGACATGGTGGTCAGAGAACCGAGAAAAGGTGTACGAGAGATACAATGTCCGTGGATCAGACAAGTCATCGGTTGCTGGCTATGCGGCACGGAGATCTGAAGGAGCATTTTCACCTTCTTCCCAAGTTATTTAGGTAATAATACCCATGATATCACAAAAGTTCTCCATCTAAGATGTTCAGAGCAATTGGACAAGACCAATGTCCCATTTTTCGGCCCTTTTTCTCCAATTTCTTAccatgtttttaaaatttttgtcacCTATTTCGTCTCTAAGGGCATCCACTGCGTTTTTTTATTGTACTCTAGTgtatatataacttaaaattttgtaatttcttgGATGGCAAAACGTTATTGTGCTCCACTTCCATAACCACCTCCCTCAGCCTTAGCCAGAGCCAGTAGCTTTTACTCACTAGATTGTTGTTCTGGACGCCCCTATACCTCCTTAATCTGTAACTTGTACAAATTCTTTAGGGTAAATGAACCAgcgtatgtatatatatgaggtGTAAACAACATCAACCTTACGATGTCTCAGCATCTCTCCACCTCACTCACTCAGGTAGATAAATTTCAAGGGTTGTTATGCATTTCAGTGATACAGAAcgaataaatatttcaatttctcaaGGGAAAATCTCATTTCTGATTCCTGAACCTGAAGTACAACAAGATAAATTGCCCTTTGGCTTTGATTTGACCCGGGAGACGTCCATCTGCGTTCTTGATCTtgaaaacttgctttaataatagaGATACGCCAAACCCCTCAAAAACCCTTCCTCAGATCAAATTAGACCAAACAGAAAACAATCAAGAAAACCCTTTTTTGAATTCATTCAAGAACTCTCTGTAGGAAAATCTTGAATTGTTTTTTGCCTAACTTCATCATTCCAAAACCCCGGAGAATACATCAACCTTCAAGAATGTTCTTATCTTCTCTCAAAATCTTGTTTGCTCTTTCCATCTCCTTCTTCTTCAACCCGTGCCTGTCTTCAAACAATATAATTCTGTTCGGCGATGCTTTCTTGAGCGCCAGTTCCATTATCCTCACCAGAGAAAACAACTGCAGCTACCAGCCACCGCTTCAGACCACCGCTCTTTCCAGCATTGGAAGAGCATTTTTCGTGAAGCCTGTTCGCTTTCTTGATCCTTCAGCCAATGCTACTGCTTTCTCCTGCAGCTTCTCTTTCACCATCACCAAAACCAATTCTTGCCCCTTTGGCGATGGCTTTGCATTTCTGGTCACTTCAAATGCAAGTTCTTTCAGTCTGACCGATGGTTACATGGGCCTCCCTCCGGGAATTCAGGCCTCTTCCCACCAAGATTCTTATTTTGCGGTAGAATTCGACACAAGTTTTGATCGCAATCTTGAGGATATTAATGGTAACCATATTGGCATTGATGTGAATAATGTCAAGTCACTGGCTTCTATCGATGTAGTTTCAAGAGGGTTAGATCTTAAGAATGGGAAAGAAATGACAGCGTGGATCGAATACAGAGATTCAGAGAAGATGATCAGCGTGTGGGTAGGGTATTCAGCAGAGGTTAGGCCTCTGAGCCCTGTTCTTGTTGCGCAGATTGATTTATCCAAGCAATTCAAGGAGTTCATGCACGTAGGATTCACTGCTTCTAATGGAAAAGGCTCGTCCATTCACATCGTTGACAAGTGGCGATTCAAGACGGTTTTGGGGTTACCCCCTTCCACAAAGCCTCAACTAGGGGATTGTCTGATGTGTTCCCCAGGGGATTCAGATATAGATATTGGTTCTTTTGGTTATTTTCCATCAAATAAGAGGGTCCTAAAGTTGGCTCTAGGTTTGGGGGGTTTTGCATTGGTTGTTATTTTGATGGctgtacttataattacagGTTGTCTGTGCCtcaggaggaggaggaggaggctTAGACGAGCACGCAGTGAACGACAGATGTGTACGTTCCAGGGAGGAAGAATGGTTCCCAAAATGTTATCACTCACCGAGATAAAATCAGCAACAAACGGGTTCAACCAGGACAAGATAATCGGCAAAGGAGCCTCAGCTGTGGTATATGAAGGGGCTATTCCCTCTTGTGGAGCTGTGGCCGTCAAGAGGTttaatcatgaaaataaattggattCTTCAGTTTCACTCATTCCATTCAACACTGAGTTTGCGACCATGGTGGGGTGCTTGAGGCATAAGAACTTGGTTCAGCTGCAAGGCTGGTGCTGTGAGAGGGATGAACTAGTGCTGGTTTACGAGTACATGGCTAAAGGAAGCCTTGACAAAATTCTTCACGATAGGAGCAATTGGACCAAGTTGCTAACATGGGAGAGAAGGCTGAACATAATTCTTGGAGTTGCATCTGCCCTTATATACCTACATGAAGAATGTGAAAGCCAGATAATCCACAGAGATGTCAAGACTTGCAATATTCTACTTGATGCCGAGTTCAATGCCAAGCTTGGTGATTTCGGTCTGGCTGAAGTATACAGGCATAGCTTCAGAACTAGATATGCCACTGTCCCAGCAGGAACCATGGGTTATCTAGCTCCTGAATATGCATTTTCAGGCGTTCCAACAGTGAAAACAGATGTCTATAGTTTTGGGGTAGTGGTGCTGGAGGTGTCGTCAGGGAGGAGGCCTGTAGACGAAGAGAGAGTTGTGATTACTGATTACATGTGGGACTTGTGGCAGAAGAGGATGATCACTGAGGCAGCTGATCCTAATTTGAGGGGTCGTTTTAACAGCACGGAGATGGAGAGGACGCTCATGGTGGGGCTTTCTTGTGCACATCCCAACTGTGAGAAGAGGCCGACAATGAGGGAAGCTGCACGGATGCTTAGAGGGGAATGTCCAATTCCCGTTTTACCACCAAGGAAGCCAACTGTGAGGATTCAGTCAGTTCTACCGGAGGGTTGTGAAGAGATCATGAGCTATTGTGGTAACGCAGACGACACACCGTGGTCCACCCCTAGAACACATTTTAGCAAGAACTAGTTACGGTAGGAAGTCTTCAACTGTAAAGTCCTAAAACTCATTTGGTTGAGGTATCTTGATTGACTTCATGTTGAATCCATATAGGAGCCAGCAGCTATGTTTTACCATTGAGCAAGCTTACTTTCTGAAATGAAGCTTCAAGTAGTCAAAACCACTCAACAACAAGAATGATATGCCTTGGATCATTTACATCTAGCATGTTAATAGGTGAATTATACatgttagaaaaaataaaatatctccaGTCCCTTAAACTCAATAATTCTACATTAGATCTACATccagataaaataaatattttggggTCAATCTAGGTAAactacatttatttatataaaaattttaatctagaaaatttaaaaccaCTTTGTGCTCCATCGGGAGGTGATAATTCACATGGCTAATAGTAAAATAGATTCTAGTAAAAGGACCCGAATTCACCGGCCCAAGCCCATTATGGAACCTACTGGGCC from Sesamum indicum cultivar Zhongzhi No. 13 linkage group LG3, S_indicum_v1.0, whole genome shotgun sequence harbors:
- the LOC105159594 gene encoding L-type lectin-domain containing receptor kinase S.6; the protein is MFLSSLKILFALSISFFFNPCLSSNNIILFGDAFLSASSIILTRENNCSYQPPLQTTALSSIGRAFFVKPVRFLDPSANATAFSCSFSFTITKTNSCPFGDGFAFLVTSNASSFSLTDGYMGLPPGIQASSHQDSYFAVEFDTSFDRNLEDINGNHIGIDVNNVKSLASIDVVSRGLDLKNGKEMTAWIEYRDSEKMISVWVGYSAEVRPLSPVLVAQIDLSKQFKEFMHVGFTASNGKGSSIHIVDKWRFKTVLGLPPSTKPQLGDCLMCSPGDSDIDIGSFGYFPSNKRVLKLALGLGGFALVVILMAVLIITGCLCLRRRRRRLRRARSERQMCTFQGGRMVPKMLSLTEIKSATNGFNQDKIIGKGASAVVYEGAIPSCGAVAVKRFNHENKLDSSVSLIPFNTEFATMVGCLRHKNLVQLQGWCCERDELVLVYEYMAKGSLDKILHDRSNWTKLLTWERRLNIILGVASALIYLHEECESQIIHRDVKTCNILLDAEFNAKLGDFGLAEVYRHSFRTRYATVPAGTMGYLAPEYAFSGVPTVKTDVYSFGVVVLEVSSGRRPVDEERVVITDYMWDLWQKRMITEAADPNLRGRFNSTEMERTLMVGLSCAHPNCEKRPTMREAARMLRGECPIPVLPPRKPTVRIQSVLPEGCEEIMSYCGNADDTPWSTPRTHFSKN
- the LOC105159392 gene encoding uncharacterized protein LOC105159392 translates to MADLVSYGNADRDIEQALISLKKGAQLLKYGRKGKPKFYPFRLSNDETALIWISNSGERNLKLASVSRIIPGQRTAVFQRYLRPEKDYLSFSLIYNNGKRSLDLVCKDKVEAEIWIAGLKALISSGQAGRSKIDGWSDGGLYFDDNRDLTSNSPSNSSVSAAREVSSREVSISSNPIASPKSNRPDNLVHSQRSHVASDQTNMQVKGSGSDAFRVSVSSAPSTSSHGSAQDDCDVLGDVYIWGEVICDNSVKVGLEKNASFISTRADVLLPKPLECNVVLDVHHIACGVRHSALVTRQGEVFSWGEESGGRLGHGVGKDVTQPRLLESLSFLSVDFVACGEFHTCAVTMAGELYTWGDGTHNAGLLGHGTDVSHWIPKRISGPLEGLQVAAVTCGPWHTALITSMGQLFTFGDGTFGVLGHGNRETVSHPREVESLSGLRTIAVACGVWHTAAVVEVIVTQSSASFSSGKLFTWGDGDKNRLGHGDKEPRLKPTCVPALIDYNFHKIACGHSLTVGLTTSGHVFTMGSMVYGQLGNPQSDGKLPCLVEDKLSGESVEEIACGAYHVAVLTSKNEVYTWGKGANGRLGHGDIEDRKTPTLVEALKDRHVKFIACGSNYSSAICLHKWVSGAEQSQCSACRQAFGFTRKRHNCYNCGLVHCHACSSRKAVRAALAPNPSKPYRVCDSCFAKLSKVAEAGGHNRRNSVPRLSGENKDRLDKADLRLVKSAMPSNFDLIRQLDTKAAKQGKRADTFFPGRSSQASMLQLRDAVTSTAIDLRRTVPKPVLTHSSVSSRSVSPFSRKPSPPRSATPVPTTSGLSFSKSMTDSLKRTNELLNQEVHNLRVQAESLRSRCELQELELQKSAKKAHEAMALAAEESAKCKAAKEVIKSLTAQLKDMAERLPPGAYDADSFKLVHLTNGLEPNGTHYPVANGERNSRFDASNRIDLGTSNRMEGASVMLEDTVGSTKSNSGDPGSLLATSNGTNDHADARLPNGSGSFQARSAVSEGAQDAENSLKSRNSVVSGNANQIEAEWIEQYEPGVYITLVALRDGTRDLKRVRFSRRRFGEHQAETWWSENREKVYERYNVRGSDKSSVAGYAARRSEGAFSPSSQVI